In the Acidobacteriota bacterium genome, TCAGTCGATAGAACAAGTCTTCACGGAATTGCCCGTCCCACACCCGCTTGGTCAAGTCACGATTGCTCGCCGCAATCACCCGAATGTCAGCGGGCGCCTCGTCAGTGCCGCCGACCCGACGAAACCTTCGCTCCTGGAGCACGCGCAGCAACTTCACCTGCATCGGCGGCGTCATCTCACCGATCTCATCCAAGAACACGGTGCCGCCTTCGGCAACTTCGAACAGGCCCTTCTTGTCACGATCAGCACTGGTGAATGCCCCCCGTACATGGCCAAAGAGCTCGGATTCGAGCAGGGCCTCGGGCATGGCGCCGCAGTTGACCGCCACGAACGGCTTCCCACCGCGCAGCGACTGCGCATGAAGGGCGCGCGCCACCAGTTCCTTGCCGGTGCCCGACTCGCCCGAGATCAACACCGTGCTGTTGGTACGGCAGACCGTCTCGACCAGCCGGAACACCTCGAGCATCACCGGGCTGCGGCCGATGATGCCGGCGAACCCGAGCTCGGCGTTGGTCTTGCGCAGAACGGTCAGCTCGTGGCCCTGGCGGCGGCTCTTGAGCAAATGGCCGACCTGGAGCGTCACCAGATTCACGTCCTGGAACGGCTTTTCGAAGAGGTACTTGGCGCCGAGTTTCTCCGCCTCCTTCCATTCGGCCGAGTCCTGGGTCCAATGCGCGGTCATCATCACCACAACCACATCGGGCGCAAGATTGCGAATGGCCTGGAGCAACTGCACGCCATCGAGCCGGGGCATGCGGATGTCGGTGAGCACGACGTCGATAAACTCCTGCGCCAGCACCTCAAGCGCAGACACGCCGTCTCCCGCCAACAGGACGTCGTACCCAACCTTGGCGAACAGTTGGCGCGTCATCTCGCGCATCGACTGCTCGTCGTCCACGATCAGGATGCGCGGCTTGTCGGCCCCCTGATCCCTGATCCCCGATCCCTGATCCCTGATCCCCGATCCCTGATTCCTGGTCCCCGATCCCTGGCTCACAAAACCTGCCCTTCCAGCTGCGGCTGCGCCGTCCCGGCCGGCCGCGCCGCCGGGAACGTGACCCGGAAGGCGGTGCCGCCGCCGGGACGCGAGCGCACGACGATCTGCCCGCCGTAGTCGGTGACGATCCGGTGCACGATGGCGAGGCCGAGGCCGGTGCCCTTGCCGAACGACCCGCGGAAGGGCTGGAAGATCGCCTCGACGTCTTCGGGCGCAATGCCGACACCCTCGTCTTCCACCAGCAGCACCGACTGCCGGTGATCCCCGGCGGCTTCTTCAGCCGCGCTGAGCGTCAGCGCCCCGTGGCCGGGCATGGCGCGCAGGCCGTTGGTGGCCAGGTTCCAGATAATCTGGCGGACCTGGCCCTCGTCGGCGTCGATCAGCACCGGCTGGTCGGGCAAGCGGACGTCGATGGTATGCCGCTCCGCCACTTCGGTGCTGTTGCGCAGCAGCATGGCGGTTTCCTGCACCATCTGGCGAAGGTCGAGCCGCTGGACCTGGAACCGCTGCGGCCGGGCGTAGGCGAGGAACGACTTGATGGTCTGGTTCAACCGCTCCGACTCGCGCAAGACGATGTCCATCAACTGCGCCTGGTCGGTCGACAGCGGGAGCTCCTGTTTCAGCATCTGCATCGAGCCCGACATCGAGGCCAGCGGATTGCGAATCTCGTGGGCGATGCCGGCGGCCATTTCGCCGACGGCGGCCAGCCGCTGCTGCAGCCGGGCGCCGTGCTCGAAACGCTTGGCGTCGGTGACGTCCTGGAAGGTGTAGAGATAGCCGCGCGTGCCGTCGGGCAGCGGCAGCGCCGCGGCGCTCACGCCGAGGTCAATCACCTGGCCGTCGGTGCGGCGGAACTGGTAGTCGGTGCGCTTGCTGCGCACCCGCGACAGGTCCTGCGCGATCGTGGCGGCAAACGGCTCCGGCAGTTGCAGGACGGTGGCCGCCGGCTCGCCGAGCGGCAGGGCGCCGGTGCGGCCGGTGATCAGCATGGCCGAGCGGTTGAAGGTCAGCAGCCGGCCGCGGCTGTCGGCGGTCGCCAGCCCGCTCACCAGGTTATCGAGCACGTACTGGTTGAACGCCTGCAGGTCGGCAATTTCCTCAGTCGCCTGCTCGAGCCGGGCTTCGCCCTTCCGCGCCCGTTCGGCCAGCGACCCGCTCAGCACCGCCACGGCGAAGAAGCCGAAGCAGTTGAGCGCCACCGTATACTGCGCGACGTTGACCGGCGGCAGGGTGGTCACCGGCAGCGTGAACGGCACGTCGAGACTGTTGGCGGTGTAGAGATACTGCATCAGCACCAGCCCGAAGAACAGGATGCTGCTGAGGGTCGCCAACTGCAGCCCGCCGCGGCGAAACTGCACCGACGCCGCCGCCACGATCGGCAGCATGTAGAGGATGGTGAACAGGCTCTCGACCCCGCCGCTCAGCATGATCGCAGCCGAGATGATCACCGCGTCGATGGCGAAGTGCACGTCGGTGAGCCACGGCCAGCGGTCGACGAACCGCAACGAGCCGATGAAGCCGAGGCTCACCGCGTAGGTGAGGCCGATCAGGAAGAAGAACGGGTTGATCGCCCAGGCGCCTGGGGTGCGCAGTTGCACCACCAGGGCCAATCCGAGCAGCACGGTCGCCACCACCAGGCGGACGGCAATGTGGGCCGCCAGCCGCTGCCGGAGGGTCCGCTCCTTCATCGACCTAGGTCAGCTGGCTGATCAGGTCGAAGATCGGCATGTACATCGCGATCACGATGCCGCCGACCGCGCCGCCGAGCAGCGCAATCATCAACGGCTCGAGCAGCGTCAGCAGGCCCTCGACCGCGACGTCGACTTCCTCCTCGTAGAAGTCGGCGATCTTGCCGAGCATGGTGTCGAGCGCACCGGTCGCCTCGCCGACGCTGATCATCTGGCACACCATGCCGGGAAACACGCCCGTCTCCTTGAGCGGCGCCGAGATCGTTTCGCCGCGCTCGATGCTCTTGCGGGTCACCTGGATGGCGTCTTCGATAATGGCGTTGCCCGAGGTGCGGGCGGTGATGTCGAGGCCGTCCAGGATCGGCACGCCCGACGCCATCAGCGTCGACAGCGTCCGGCAGAACCGGGCGACCGCGATCTTGCGCAGGATCGGGCCGAGAATCGGCAGCTTGAGCGAAATCTGGTCGATCACCCGCCGCCCCTTCGGAGTCGCGTAGTAGGTGCGGAAGCCCCAGCCGCCGGCGAAGAACGTCACGAACAGCACCGGCATGAACCGGATCAGGTTTTCGCTGAGGGCAATGACGATGCGGGTCGGCAGCGGCAGGGTCGCGCCGAGGCCGGCAAACAGCGTCGCGAAGGTCGGGATCACCTTCCACAGAATGACGCCAATCACCACGCCGGCAATCACGATCACGGCGATCGGGTAGATCATCGCCGACTGCACCTGGCCCTTGAGCTTGACCGCCTTCTCAATGTAGACCGCAAGGCGCTTCAGGATGGTGTCGAGAATACCGCCCGCTTCGCCGGCGGCAATCATGTTGCAGAACAGCGCGTCGAACACCCGCGGATGCCGCTTCATGGCCTCGGCCAGCGACATGCCGCCTTCGACGTCGGAGCGGGTGGCCAGGATCACCTGCGAGAAATAGGCGTGCTCTTCCTGGTTGCCGAGAATGTCGAGACACTGCACCAGCGGCAGGCCGGCGTCGATCATCACCGAGAACTGGCGCGTGAACACGGCCAGGTTCTTGGCCGGCACGCTGCGCGCCTTCAGGGTCTTGACCACCTTGGCCTGGGCCTTGGCCTGGGCCGGCTGGATGCGGGTGACCTGGATCTGCTCCCGGCGCAGCGCCGACACCACGGCGTCCATGGTGTCGCCCACGCGTTCGCCCGACACGGCCTCGCCGCTCCGGTTGCGTCCTGAGAATGCAAAAGTCGCCATGTTCAATCTCCGCGGGAAGGCACAGAGATTCTACTTCCCTTACGACCCCGGCCGCACCGGCGGCCGCGGACCGGCGCCCGGCCCCCCCGGGCGCCCCATGCCGGCCCCGGCCACGACGCCGGCCCCGCGGTTGATCATCTCCTGCAGTTCTTCGCGGTTGGACGAGGCGTTGATCGCCGTATCCAGGGTGATGATGCGGCGGAAATACAACGTGGCCAGCGACTGGTTCATGGTCTGCATGCCCAGTTTTTCCTGGCCGGTCTGCATCGCCGAGTAAATCTGGTGGACCTTGTCCTCGCGAATCAGGTTGCGGATGCCCGGAGTCGGCACCAGGATCTCGAGCGACACCGCCCGGCCCTTGCCGTCGGCCCTCGGCAGCAGCGCCTGGCAGACGATGCCCTCGACCACCAGCGACAGCTGGGTGCGAATCTGCGACTGCTGGTGCGAGGGGAACACGTCGATGATGCGGTTGATGGTCGAGGCCGCCGAATTGGTGTGCAGCGTGCCGAACGTGAGGTGGCCGGTCTCGGCGATACGCAGCGCCGATTCGACAGTTTCCAGGTCGCGCATTTCGCCGATCAGCACGACGTCGGGGTCCTCGCGCAGGGCGGCGCGCAGCGCGTTGGTGAAGCTCTGGGTATCGCTGTGCAGTTCGCGCTGGTTGATCAGGCAGTTCTTGTGCTGGTGCAGGTACTCGATCGGATCTTCGACGGTCAGGATGTGGCCGTGCCGCTCGTTGTTGATCTTGTCGATCATCGCGGCCAGCGTGGTCGACTTGCCGCTGCCGGTCGGCCCGGTCACGAGCACCAGGCCGCGCGGACGTTCGGCCATTTTGGCCAGCACCGCCGGCAGGCCCAGCTCCTCGAAGGTCCGGATCTTCTCGGGGATCTGCCGATAGACCGCGCCCACGGCGCCCTTCTGGTTGAACATGTTGCAGCGGAAACGGGCCACGCCGCGAATGCCGAACGAGAAGTCGAGCTCGAGCATCTCCTCGAAGCGCTTCTTCTGCGCGTCGGTCAGCACCGCATAGGCCAGCGCTTTGGTGTCGGACGCCGTCAGCTCCGGATGATCGAGCTTCTGCAGTTCGCCGTGCACCCGGACCTGGGGCGGCGAGCCGATCGACAGGTGCAGGTCCGAGCCGGAAATCTCAACGGTCTTCTTCAACAAGTCAGGGAGGGTAGCCATAAGTTATTTCACCGTCTCTCGTAACACTTCTTCCATGGTCGTCACACCGTCTTTGATCTTGCGCAGGCCGCTGCCACGCAGCGTGATCATGCCTTCTTCAATGGCCTTGCGGCGAATTTCGAGCGACGAGGCGCCAACCAGGATCAACTCGCGAAGTTCGTCGGTAATCTCCATCACCTCGTAGAGGCCGACGCGGCCCTTGTAGCCGGTCTTCAGGCACTTGTCGCAGCCAGTCCCCTTCTTGGGCTTGACCGTTGCCGCATCCTCGCGCGAGAAGCCGACCTGCTCCATCGCCGCCGGCGGCACTTCGTCCTCGATCTTGCAGTTGACGCAGACGCGGCGCACCAGGCGCTGGGCGCAGACCAGGTTGAGCGAGCTCGCCACCAGGAACGGCTCGATGCCCATGTTCATCAGGCGGTTGATGGTGCTGGGGGCGTCGTTGGTGTGCAGCGTCGACAGCACCATGTGGCCGGTGAGCGCGGCCTTGACGGCAATCTCGGCGGTCTCGAAGTCGCGGATTTCGCCGACCAGGATGATGTTGGGGTCCTGGCGCAGGAAGCTGCGCAGCGCGGCCGCGAAGTTGAGGCCGATCGACTCGCGCACCTGCACCTGGTTGACGCCGATCAGGTTGAACTCGACCGGGTCTTCCGCCGTCATGATGTTGGTTTCGGGGGTATTGAGCTTGGCGATCGACGAGTACAGCGTGTTGGTCTTGCCGCTGCCGGTCGGGCCCGTCACCAGGCACATGCCCCACGGCTTGGCGATCTGCGCCTCGAGCTTGGCCAGCGACTCGGGCTCGAAGCCGAGCTTGGTCATGTCGAGCATCAGCTTGCCCTTGTCGAGCAGGCGCATGACGATCTTCTCGCCGAACAGGGTCGGCAGGCACGAGACGCGGAAGTCGATGTCCTTGGCCTGGCCGTTGTCGCTGAAGCGAATCTTGATGCGGCCGTCCTGCGGCAGGCGCTTCTCGGCGATGTCGAGCTTGGCCATGATCTTGATGCGCGAGGTGATCGCATCGCGCATCTTCAGCGGCGGCGCCATGATGTTGTAGAGAATGCCGTCCATGCGGTAGCGGACGCGGTATTCCTTCTCGTACGGCTCGATGTGAATGTCGCTGGCGCCCTTGGAGATGGCCGACATCAGGATGACGTTGACCAGCTTGATGACCGGCGCCTCTTCGCCCTGGCGGGCGAGCATCTCGGCGCTGATCTCTTCGAGGTCGTCCATGACCTCGACGTCGCCGGCGACGTCGGCGAGCATGGTCGGCATCTCGGTCAGCGACCGGGTCGCCATGTCGAGCGCGCTCTCGCCGGTGTCCTGGGGTGCCGCGGTCGCGGTGGCGCCGCCGCGCGAGGACTGGGTCTGCGCCGGGCCGCCGACGCCGTAGTACTTGTCGATCGAGTCGAGCACCGCCGTTTCCGACGCGACCACCGGCTCGACGTTGTAGCCGGTCATGAACTTCACGTCGTCCATGGCGAAGACGTTGGTGGGGTCGGTCATCGCGATCGTCAGCGTCGCGCCGGCGCGGCTGAGCGGGACGATCTGGTACTTGCGGGCGGTCTCGGCGGGCACCAGCTTGATCACCGCCGGGTCGATCTCGAATTGGTTCAGGGCAATCGAGGGCACGCCGTACTGCTTCGACAGCAGCGCGGTGATTTCCTCATCCTTCACGAAGCCCATCTTCACGAGGTTGGCGCCGAGCTTCCCCCCGTTCGTCTTCTGGTAGTTCAGGGCTTCCTGAAGTTGGATCGCCGTGATGCGCTTCTCTTTGAGAAGCAGTTCACCAATCCTGACCGCCATGACTAGCTTTTGATTCCCCCCGATGTCCGCCTAAAGGCGGACGCTACATCGAACTGTGGCGTCCGGCTTTAGCCGGACCATCCCAATGTGGCGTCCGGCTTTAGCCGGACCACTCCTCAAAACGAATACCGCAACCCCAGGCCCCACGACCGCTCGCCGGCGTCGCCACCGGCCCAGTAGCCCTCGAGGTACATCCCCGAGAACATCCATGATGCCCCGGCCGTCATTACGCCGCGCGCCTCGCCGACCGTGCTGCCACGCAGGCCGCCCCGCACGCCAAGACGCCGCGCGAGCCACCACGTCTCCACACCCGCCGCCAGGTCGCGGCGCTCGCCGCTCGGCGTCGCGCGCGTCACCACGTCGCCATCGACCGCGACCACGACCCGCGAATGCCCCGGCCAGCCCGAGCCCCATCCGCCACCCACCCGCACCTCGGTGGCCAACTCCGCCTCCTCGGCGCCGGAGTCGTCCAGTGCAAAGGACGGCGTCGTCAGGTTGCGGGCCGTGACCCCCAGGCGAAACTGCGTGATGGCAAGCATCGCGCTGGCGTCGACATCAACCGTGAACGATTCACCACCCCATACGAACTTGGGCGTCGCCGACACCACTACGTATTCCGTCAGCGACTGCAGCAGGCTGATGGCAAATGTCGAGGTCGTGAACGCGTGCACACTGCGCCGCACTTCTTCTCGGCCTTGGTCGCCCGTCACTGCAGGCCCTGGGGGACGCTCGCCAAAAACCCCCTGCCGGTAGTAGGCCAGGCCCACTGGCGGAAGCGAAATGGCCACCAGCCCGTGATTCAGGCCGTCCCGCGCCCCGGGGCCGTCGGGCTTGAACTCGCCAAACTCCAGATTAACGCTCGCCAGGGCCCCTGTAGCCAGGCCAGCCGGGTTCCAATAAACTGCTGTACCGTCATCGGCGACGCCCACAAACGCCCCGCCCATACCGTTCGCCCGAACCCCGACAGAGGATTGAGCTTCGGCCAGAGTGGACAGTGCCAGGGACAAAACCACGGCAAAGAGCGACCGGTTGAAGGTGTTTGATGGCATGAAATGCTGTTTTTGAGCCTGCAAAACGACCGGATTTCGGAAGGGATGGGCGCGACCGCCCGCCTGCGCAAAGCGCTTCGGCGTGGCAAGTCCATCGTATTCAGCAGTTTGGAAGGCTGTCAAGGAAACCAATGGGCGTCGAGATTCGTATCAAACACCGAAGGATCGGCTACATGCGGCGTGTGTTCGGCGTGCTTTGGCACCCGCGCCAGACCATGAACGACGTGGTCGCCCGCCCGAGCTTTGCGCTCGCGTGGGTGTTCGTGCTCGCCGTGGTGGCCGTGTGCGCATTTGCCCTGCTCTCGACCGCGGTGGGCAAGCAGGCGCTGGTGGACGAACGCGTCCGCGTGATCGAGGCGCTCGGCGGCCGTGTGGACGATGCCGCGTATGGGGCGCTCCAGGCGAAGCCTCCGTGGCTGGTGTATTGGACGAGCGGCGGGCGTTTACTGTTGACGCCGGAAATGACGCTGCTGGTCGCCGTCGGGCTCGTGGCCCTGGCGAGGTTGGACGGGGCCAGGGTGCGGTACGTGACGGCCCTGGCCGTGACGGTGCATGCCACCGTCGTCTTGGCGGTGCAGCAGGTGATTACGACGCCGCTGCATTACGTACGGGAATCGCTGACCAGCCCCACCAACCTCGCGGGCCTCATGCCGATGCTTGACGAAGGCAGCGTGGCGGCCCGGTGGCTCGGGTCGATTGACGTGTTCGGGCTGTGGTGGCTGTGGCTGCTGGCCGTGGGCCTGGCGGCCGCCACCGGCCGGCCGGTCGGGCGCTACGTGGGGCGCCTGCTGATGGCGTATGTAGGAGTGGCGGCGATCGTCGCCGTCACGTTCGCGGTACTTGGGGCTCAGTAAGGGGGACACGTGTTTCGCAGGAAGTGGCTTCTCGTCGTAATCGCGCTGTTGATCATCGGTGGCGGCGCCAGCGCCTTCTTCGCCCGGCGTGGCGATCCCGGCGTGCTGGTCACCGCCGAAAGCATCCAGAAGCGCGATCTTGAAGCGCTGGTCTCGGCCTCCGGCAAGATCGAACCCAAGAAGACGGTGAACATCAGCGCCCAGACGATGGGCCGGGTCACCAACCTGGGGGTCAAGGAAGGCGACCGCGTCAGGGCGGGCCAGTTCCTGCTGCAGATCGACCCGGTCAACCTCGAAGCCTCGGTGCGCCGCGACGAGGCGGCCGTGCAGGGCGCGATCACCGGCCTCGAACAGTCGAAGGCCTCGCTGCAAAGCTCGCGCGCGGCGCTCGACAATGCCCGCGCTTCGCTCAAGCGGCAGCAGGAGCTGTCGGCGGCCGGGCTCACGACGCGCGAATCGCTGGAGCGGGCCGAGACCGACGTCGAGATGCGCGAAAGCGACATGAAGGCGCGCGAACAGGAAATCAAGAACCGCGAGACCATGCTCAACCAGCAGCGCGCTGGCCTGTCGGCCAGCCGCCACACCCTGGCGCAGGTGCGGTTCGAAGCGCCCTTCGATGGCATCGTCACCCGCCGCAACATCGAAGAGGGCGAGAACGTGATGGTCGGCACCATGAACAACGCCGGCACGGTGCTGCTGACGGTTGCCGACATGTCGGTGATCGAGGCCGAAGTGGAAGTCGACGAAACCGACATTCCACTGGTGCAGATGGGCCAGAAGGCCAAGGTCACGATCGACGCCATTCCTAATCAGGTCTTCACCGGCACGGTGACGGAGATTGGCAACAGCCCGATCCAGGCGGCGGGCGCCGGCACCACCCGCACCGCCACCAACTTCAAGGTGGTCGTCACCATCGACGGCCAGATTCCGGACGTGCGGCCGGGGTTCACCTGCACGGCGGAGATCACCACCGCGACCCGCCAGCAGGCGCTGGCCGTGCCGATCCAGTCGCTGACCGTGCGCGAGCTGGTCTACGACGCCCAGGGCAACGTGGTCCCTGAACCGCGTCCGGCGAAACCGGGCTTCCGGTTCGGCCAGGCGGCTACCCCGGCGCCGACGGCGGCCCGTGAGCTGCAGCCCGGCCAGAAGCGCGAAGAGGTGGAGGGCGTGTTCCTGATCCGCGACGGCAAGGCGACGTTCGTGAAGGTCGGGCTCGGCATTGCCGGCGAGCGCTACCTGGAAGTGCTGTCGGGTCTGAAGGAGGGCGACCAGGTGCTGACCGGGCCGTTCGAGTCGGTCCGCACGCTCTACGAGGGCGATCTGGTCAGGACCGCGGCGCCACCGAAGCCAAAGTAGCCAGTAGCCAGTCGCCAGTAGCCGGAAATACCGTGTCGCAGCTCTACGAGTCAATCGTCCTCGCGCTCGATTCGATCTGGGCCAACAAGCTCAGGTCGCTCCTGACGCTGCTCGGCAACATCGTGGCGGTGTCGTCGATCATCACGGTGGTGGCGCTGATCACGGGTGTCAACCTGGCGGTGACCGACGCCATCGTCTCGGACCTCGGGGCCGACTCGTTCACCGTCCAGCGCATGGGCATCACGCAGAACGAGGACGAGTTCGAGCGGATGCGCAACAACCCGCAGGTCACGCTGAAGGATGCCACCGCGATCAAGCGCTTCGGCGAGGCGGTGCAGTCGGTGATGGCCCAGGCGCAGACTGCGACGCGGGTCGCCTACCGGGACGAGGAGCTGGAATCGGTCCAGGTGCAGGGGGTCAGCGCCGAGTATCTTGACTTCACCACCTTCGACGCCGAGCGCGGGCGCATGGTGACCCCCACCGAAGTGAACCGCAAGCGGCAGGTCGCACTCATTGGCTGGGGCGTGGCTGACCGGCTGTTCGGCGCCGCCGACCCGCTCGACAAGACGATCCGGATTGCCGGTGTCCCCTTCAGGGTGGTCGGCGTCAGCAAGAAGAAAGGCGCCGCCTTCGGCCAGTCGCTCGACGAGTTCGTGGTCATCCCGCTCGGGTCGTTCCAGAAGCTGTTTGGGGCACGGCAGTCGCTGCAGATCATGATCAAGCCGCGCGACGCGACCTTGGCCGGGATTGCCAAGGACGAGACGCGGGTCGCGCTGCGGGTCGAGCGCGGCCTGAAACCGGCCGAGCCCGACAACTTCGGCATCGTCGCCTCCGACTCAGTGCTGGGCATCTTCCAGCAGGCCACCGCCGGCATCGCGGTGTTGCTGGTGGGCATTGTCGGGTTGTCGCTGCTGGTCGGCGGCATCGTGATCATGAACATCATGCTGATGGTGGTAAGTGAGCGGACCCGCGAGATCGGCCTGCGCAAGGCGCTCGGCGCCAAGCGCCGCGACATCATGTCGCAGGTGCTGACCGAGTCGATCACTTTGTCGATCGTCGGCGGCATCGTCGGCATCGCGCTCGGCGCGTTGTTCTCGACCATCATCTCGGCGCTCACCCCGGTGCCGTCCGCGGTCGAACTGTGGTCGGTGGCACTCGGCGTCACCATTACGGCGCTGGTCGGCCTGGTGTTCGGCTATTACCCAGCCCGCCGCGCCGCGTCCCTGGATCCCATCGAAGCCTTGCGCCGGGAATAAGCCATGTCCGCCCTTACCAAACAAGTCGCGCTGCTGCGCGAGACGGCCGAGATGGCCATGGGGACGCTGCGCGCCAACAAAATGCGGTCGGCGCTCACGGTGCTGGGCGTGGTCATCGGGGTGACCTCAATTGTCGGCATGACGTCGCTCATCCGCGGCTTCGACTCGTCGCTGCGCGACTCGATCAACTCGCTCGGTCCCAACACCATCTTCGTGCAGAAGTTCGGCGGCCTCAGCTTCTCGTCCGGCGCGTCGTTCATGGAGCTGATGCGGCGTCCGAACCTGACTTTGGCCGACAAGGAGGCGATCGAGCGCCTCGGCACCACGGTCGGCATGACCGACCTGTGGCTCGGCGCCGGTCCGGGCCCGTCGCCGAACGAACGGGTGTTCTATCGCGGCGAGCGCACCCGCCCGCTCGGGATCCTGGGCACCACCGAAAAGTACGTCGAGATCAACTTCGCCGACATGCACGCCGGGCGCTCGTTCACCGAACAGGAAGTGCTGCGCGGACGGGCGGTGGCGGTGATCGGCTACGGGCCCTACGAGGCGTTGTTCGAGAAGCGCGGCCTCGACCCGATTGGCAAGTCGGTGCGCATCGGCAACGTCGAGTACACCGTGCTTGGCGTGGTCGGCAAGCGGCCGGCACCCGGCGGGTTTGGCGGCGCCGACGACTTCGCAATCGTGCCGTACACCGCGTTCCGCAAGCAGTTTGGCCACGAACGCATCCCGCGCGGGAACTTCGGCATGCCGATCATGATCGCGGTGCTGCCCAAGGAAGGCGTCTCGCGCGACGATGCGATGCGCGAAGTCGAGACCATCATGCGCATCCGGCACGGCCTGACGCTCGACAAGCCCAATGATTTCGACCTGGTCACCTCAGACGCCATCCTCGCGGTGTGGGATCAAATCTCGGCCGCGATCCTGTTGTCGCTGGTCGTGATCTCGTCGATTGCCTTGATGGTGGGCGGCATCGGGGTGATGGCGATCATGACCATTTCGGTGACCGAGCGCACCCGCGAGATCGGCGTGCGCAAGGCGATCGGCGCCCGCAAGTTCGAGATCCTGGTGCAATTCCTGATCGAAGCCGTGGTCCTGACCAGCATCGGCGGCATTCTCGGGGTGATCATGGGCAGCGCCATCGGCCTCACCGTCAACCTGATTTCGGGGTTCCCGGTCTCCCTGCCGCTCTGGAGTTTCGCCCTCGGCCTCGGCTTCTCGGCCTCGGTGGGCATCATTTCCGGCATGATCCCGGCCTGGCGCGCCTCGCGCCTCGACCCGATCGAAGCCCTGCGCTACGAATAACGCCTCTCGCTGACGGGAGCAGGCCACGACTTGCCGGGAGTTACCGGAAACTCGTCGGGAATGGCGAAGATCCCGTCGGGACTGCCCCGACTCCCCCGATAAGAGGTGCCCTCCCGACAAGAGGTGCCCTCCCGACAAGCAGTGCCCTCCCGACAGACCTTGATCCCTCTCCCGGCAAGAGGCATATGATGCCTTTATCGGGCGTTTACCGCCCGGGAGGGTACCTCCTATGAAGGTCTACGACGCTGCCAGCATCCGTAACGTGGCCGTGGTGGGGCACGGCGGGTCTGGTAAGACACAACTGGTCTCGGCCCTGTTGTTCGACACCGGAATGATCAACCGCCTCGGCCTGGTCGACGATGGGACGACCACCACCGACTACGACGAAGAAGAAATCGCCCGCAAGCACACGCTCTCGGCCAGCCTCGCCTACGCCGAGTGGAACAAGACCAAGATCAACCTGATTGACACGCCCGGCTTCGGCAACTTCTTTGCCGATGCGCGCGCCGCGCTGCACGTGGCCGACGCCGCGCTGGTGGTGGTCGATGGGGTCGCCGGCGTCGAGGTGCAGACCGAGAAGGCGTGGGCGGTGGCCGAGGAACTGGCGCTGCCGCG is a window encoding:
- a CDS encoding sigma-54 dependent transcriptional regulator, which produces MSQGSGTRNQGSGIRDQGSGIRDQGADKPRILIVDDEQSMREMTRQLFAKVGYDVLLAGDGVSALEVLAQEFIDVVLTDIRMPRLDGVQLLQAIRNLAPDVVVVMMTAHWTQDSAEWKEAEKLGAKYLFEKPFQDVNLVTLQVGHLLKSRRQGHELTVLRKTNAELGFAGIIGRSPVMLEVFRLVETVCRTNSTVLISGESGTGKELVARALHAQSLRGGKPFVAVNCGAMPEALLESELFGHVRGAFTSADRDKKGLFEVAEGGTVFLDEIGEMTPPMQVKLLRVLQERRFRRVGGTDEAPADIRVIAASNRDLTKRVWDGQFREDLFYRLNVIPLKMPALRERVDDIPLIAEHFLRKYTREMNKAIEGFSADAIAALRAYAWPGNVRELENVVERSVALESERRVELATLPANLRDGKATAARPGHIAAHPEDGLGFNLERHLQDIERSHLERALERSGGVQTRAADVLGLSFRQFRYLAKKYGLK
- a CDS encoding ATP-binding protein → MKERTLRQRLAAHIAVRLVVATVLLGLALVVQLRTPGAWAINPFFFLIGLTYAVSLGFIGSLRFVDRWPWLTDVHFAIDAVIISAAIMLSGGVESLFTILYMLPIVAAASVQFRRGGLQLATLSSILFFGLVLMQYLYTANSLDVPFTLPVTTLPPVNVAQYTVALNCFGFFAVAVLSGSLAERARKGEARLEQATEEIADLQAFNQYVLDNLVSGLATADSRGRLLTFNRSAMLITGRTGALPLGEPAATVLQLPEPFAATIAQDLSRVRSKRTDYQFRRTDGQVIDLGVSAAALPLPDGTRGYLYTFQDVTDAKRFEHGARLQQRLAAVGEMAAGIAHEIRNPLASMSGSMQMLKQELPLSTDQAQLMDIVLRESERLNQTIKSFLAYARPQRFQVQRLDLRQMVQETAMLLRNSTEVAERHTIDVRLPDQPVLIDADEGQVRQIIWNLATNGLRAMPGHGALTLSAAEEAAGDHRQSVLLVEDEGVGIAPEDVEAIFQPFRGSFGKGTGLGLAIVHRIVTDYGGQIVVRSRPGGGTAFRVTFPAARPAGTAQPQLEGQVL
- a CDS encoding type II secretion system F family protein: MATFAFSGRNRSGEAVSGERVGDTMDAVVSALRREQIQVTRIQPAQAKAQAKVVKTLKARSVPAKNLAVFTRQFSVMIDAGLPLVQCLDILGNQEEHAYFSQVILATRSDVEGGMSLAEAMKRHPRVFDALFCNMIAAGEAGGILDTILKRLAVYIEKAVKLKGQVQSAMIYPIAVIVIAGVVIGVILWKVIPTFATLFAGLGATLPLPTRIVIALSENLIRFMPVLFVTFFAGGWGFRTYYATPKGRRVIDQISLKLPILGPILRKIAVARFCRTLSTLMASGVPILDGLDITARTSGNAIIEDAIQVTRKSIERGETISAPLKETGVFPGMVCQMISVGEATGALDTMLGKIADFYEEEVDVAVEGLLTLLEPLMIALLGGAVGGIVIAMYMPIFDLISQLT
- a CDS encoding type IV pilus twitching motility protein PilT, whose product is MATLPDLLKKTVEISGSDLHLSIGSPPQVRVHGELQKLDHPELTASDTKALAYAVLTDAQKKRFEEMLELDFSFGIRGVARFRCNMFNQKGAVGAVYRQIPEKIRTFEELGLPAVLAKMAERPRGLVLVTGPTGSGKSTTLAAMIDKINNERHGHILTVEDPIEYLHQHKNCLINQRELHSDTQSFTNALRAALREDPDVVLIGEMRDLETVESALRIAETGHLTFGTLHTNSAASTINRIIDVFPSHQQSQIRTQLSLVVEGIVCQALLPRADGKGRAVSLEILVPTPGIRNLIREDKVHQIYSAMQTGQEKLGMQTMNQSLATLYFRRIITLDTAINASSNREELQEMINRGAGVVAGAGMGRPGGPGAGPRPPVRPGS
- the pilB gene encoding type IV-A pilus assembly ATPase PilB encodes the protein MAVRIGELLLKEKRITAIQLQEALNYQKTNGGKLGANLVKMGFVKDEEITALLSKQYGVPSIALNQFEIDPAVIKLVPAETARKYQIVPLSRAGATLTIAMTDPTNVFAMDDVKFMTGYNVEPVVASETAVLDSIDKYYGVGGPAQTQSSRGGATATAAPQDTGESALDMATRSLTEMPTMLADVAGDVEVMDDLEEISAEMLARQGEEAPVIKLVNVILMSAISKGASDIHIEPYEKEYRVRYRMDGILYNIMAPPLKMRDAITSRIKIMAKLDIAEKRLPQDGRIKIRFSDNGQAKDIDFRVSCLPTLFGEKIVMRLLDKGKLMLDMTKLGFEPESLAKLEAQIAKPWGMCLVTGPTGSGKTNTLYSSIAKLNTPETNIMTAEDPVEFNLIGVNQVQVRESIGLNFAAALRSFLRQDPNIILVGEIRDFETAEIAVKAALTGHMVLSTLHTNDAPSTINRLMNMGIEPFLVASSLNLVCAQRLVRRVCVNCKIEDEVPPAAMEQVGFSREDAATVKPKKGTGCDKCLKTGYKGRVGLYEVMEITDELRELILVGASSLEIRRKAIEEGMITLRGSGLRKIKDGVTTMEEVLRETVK